A segment of the Streptomyces pactum genome:
ATGAAGCCGTACTACAAGGACGGCAGCGTACAGGCGCTGGCCGACCGGGTGCTCGGGCTGTCCGCGCACCTCGACGACGACGGCACCGTGCCGGTGGTGTTCTTCTCCACGGACGTCGACGCCGTCACCGAGATCGCCCTCGCCGACCACCGGGGGCGGATCGAGCGGATCGTGTCCGGCCTCGGGCACATGGGCAGGACCAGCTACCACCTGGCCATGGACGCCGTCATCGACCACTACCTCGACAGCGGCGCCCGCCACCCCGCCCTGGTCGTCTTCCAGACCGACGGCGGCCCGATCAACCGGCTCGCCGCGGAGCGGTACCTGTGCAAGGCGGCGCCGCTGCCGCTGTTCTGGCAGTTCGTCGGTTTCGGCGACCCCGGCAGCCGCCAGTTCGAGTACCTGCGCGGACTCGACGAGCTGGCGGTGCCGGGCAAGCGGGTCGTCGACAACGCCGGGTTCTTCCACGCGGGGAGCGACCCGCGGAAGGTGACCGACGCCGAGCTGTACGACCGCCTGGTGGGCGAGTTCCCCGAGTGGCTGGTGGCCGCGCGCGCCCAGGGCATCGTGCGGCCCGCCTGAGACGGGGTCAGTGCGTCAGGGAGTACCCCAGCACCACGCCCGCCGACACCTCCACCATCCCCGGCGCCAGATCGCCGGCCGAGCCGCCGCCCCCGCCGCCGCCGTGGCCGCGGTACTGGACGAAGGACTCGGCGTCCACGTCCTGGACGTGCACCACCGGGCCCAGCCGCACGCCCGCCGCCTCCGTGTACACCTCGGCCTTGCGGCGGGCGGCGGCCACGGCCCTGCGGCGGGCCTCGTCGCGCATCGCCGGCTTGTCGTGCACGTCGAACTCGACGCTGTCGATCCGGTGCGCGCCGGCGCCGACCGCGTCCACGATCAGCCGCTGGAGGTCGTCCAGCGCCCCGGTCTCCACGGAGTACGAGGCCTGGCAGCGGTAACCGGCGAACGTCCGCTCGCCGCCGTAGCCGTCGTACTCCGAGCTGAGCGTGAGCCGGGAGCCCGAGACCGACGTGTCCGGTATCCCGTGCCCGCGCAGCACCTCCCGCAGCCGTGTCACGGCCGTGCCCGCCTCCTCGAACGCCCGGTCCGGCGACGGCTCCAGCACGTCCACCGCCAGCTTCACCCGCACCAACTGCGGTTCGACCCGGACACTGCCCGCACCGAACACACTGAGCCCCCAGGGCTCCCTGATCGTCTCCGTCATGCGGGGCATTGAAGCACCCGCACCCGCCCCGAGACCCCGAAGGGACGCGGACGACACCCCCTAGGTGTCGCACTCCAGCACCGTCCGGCACAGCCCGCACCGCGCCCGCACCCGACCCCGCACCGGCACCCTGATCCGCTGATGACAGGTCGGACAGGGGAACGACACCCGCAGCGGTCCGCGCCCCTCGGGAGTGAAGGTGTACGGGCCGTCCGCCGGCGGGACGGGAGCGGCACGCGGGTCCTGGGCGTGGCGGCGGTCCCGGGCGTAGCGGCGGCGG
Coding sequences within it:
- a CDS encoding vWA domain-containing protein — encoded protein: MAAISLTKVRETAPALVDLYKSAGVSLTKHGLEGTRAAVYLVVDYSGSMKPYYKDGSVQALADRVLGLSAHLDDDGTVPVVFFSTDVDAVTEIALADHRGRIERIVSGLGHMGRTSYHLAMDAVIDHYLDSGARHPALVVFQTDGGPINRLAAERYLCKAAPLPLFWQFVGFGDPGSRQFEYLRGLDELAVPGKRVVDNAGFFHAGSDPRKVTDAELYDRLVGEFPEWLVAARAQGIVRPA
- a CDS encoding SIMPL domain-containing protein, which codes for MTETIREPWGLSVFGAGSVRVEPQLVRVKLAVDVLEPSPDRAFEEAGTAVTRLREVLRGHGIPDTSVSGSRLTLSSEYDGYGGERTFAGYRCQASYSVETGALDDLQRLIVDAVGAGAHRIDSVEFDVHDKPAMRDEARRRAVAAARRKAEVYTEAAGVRLGPVVHVQDVDAESFVQYRGHGGGGGGGSAGDLAPGMVEVSAGVVLGYSLTH